One segment of Streptomyces sp. YIM 121038 DNA contains the following:
- a CDS encoding leucyl aminopeptidase: MTALTLSTAAASGLRADAIVVGVAKGAKGPVVAPGAESVDKAYDGKLASVLETLGASGAEGEATKLPAPSGFKAPVILAVGLGAVPEKDQAYDAEVLRRAAGVAARALAGSKKAAFALPLESAADAGAIAEGALLGAYAFDAYKGTADAKDAKAKKGAKDAKGPLPEAALLGGKPRDKAYKAAVERALAVAEELNRARDLINTPPNDLYPEAFAAVAQAAGKEHGIKVQVLDEKALAKGGYGGLLGVGAGSAAPPRLVKLSYTSSKAKKHLALVGKGITYDSGGISLKPAGHNETMKCDMSGAAAVFAAVVAVARLGLEVNVTGWLALAENMPSGSATRPGDVLRMYSGKTVEVLNTDAEGRLVLADALTKASEDKPDAIVDVATLTGAMVLALGDRTFGIMANDDAFRTSIHEIAEEVGEPSWPMPMPEHLRKGMDSPTADIANMGERMGGGLVAGLFLKEFVGEGITWAHLDIAGPAFHEGAPYGYTPKGGTGSAVRTLVRLAERTAAGDLG; this comes from the coding sequence GTGACTGCTCTGACTCTCAGCACCGCCGCCGCGTCCGGCCTGCGTGCCGACGCGATCGTCGTCGGTGTCGCGAAGGGCGCCAAGGGACCGGTCGTGGCCCCTGGCGCCGAGTCCGTGGACAAGGCGTACGACGGCAAGCTCGCGTCCGTCCTGGAGACCCTCGGTGCCTCGGGCGCCGAGGGTGAGGCGACGAAGCTGCCCGCGCCGTCCGGCTTCAAGGCGCCGGTGATCCTGGCAGTCGGCCTCGGCGCGGTCCCCGAGAAGGACCAGGCTTATGACGCGGAGGTGCTGCGCCGGGCCGCCGGTGTCGCCGCGCGCGCTCTGGCCGGTTCGAAGAAGGCCGCGTTCGCGCTGCCCCTGGAGTCCGCCGCCGACGCGGGCGCGATCGCCGAGGGCGCGCTCCTCGGCGCCTACGCCTTCGACGCCTACAAGGGCACCGCCGACGCCAAGGACGCCAAGGCCAAGAAGGGTGCCAAGGACGCCAAGGGCCCGCTCCCCGAGGCCGCCCTGCTCGGCGGCAAGCCGCGCGACAAGGCCTACAAGGCCGCCGTCGAGCGCGCCCTGGCCGTCGCCGAGGAGCTCAACCGCGCCCGCGACCTGATCAACACCCCGCCGAACGACCTCTACCCCGAGGCGTTCGCCGCGGTGGCCCAGGCCGCCGGCAAGGAGCACGGCATCAAGGTGCAGGTGCTCGACGAGAAGGCGCTCGCCAAGGGCGGCTACGGCGGCCTCCTCGGCGTCGGCGCGGGCTCGGCCGCCCCGCCGCGCCTGGTCAAGCTGTCGTACACCTCGTCCAAGGCGAAGAAGCACCTGGCCCTCGTCGGCAAGGGCATCACGTACGACTCGGGCGGCATCTCGCTGAAGCCCGCGGGCCACAACGAGACCATGAAGTGCGACATGAGCGGCGCCGCCGCCGTGTTCGCGGCCGTGGTCGCCGTCGCGCGCCTCGGCCTGGAGGTCAACGTCACCGGCTGGCTGGCCCTCGCCGAGAACATGCCGTCCGGCTCGGCCACCCGACCGGGCGACGTCCTGCGCATGTACAGCGGCAAGACGGTGGAGGTCCTGAACACCGACGCCGAGGGCCGTCTGGTCCTGGCCGACGCGCTCACCAAGGCCTCGGAGGACAAGCCCGACGCGATCGTCGACGTGGCGACGCTGACCGGCGCCATGGTCCTGGCCCTGGGCGACCGCACCTTCGGCATCATGGCCAACGACGACGCCTTCCGCACGTCGATCCACGAGATCGCCGAGGAGGTCGGCGAGCCGTCCTGGCCGATGCCGATGCCCGAGCACCTGCGCAAGGGCATGGACTCCCCCACCGCCGACATCGCCAACATGGGCGAGCGCATGGGCGGCGGCCTGGTCGCGGGCCTGTTCCTGAAGGAGTTCGTGGGCGAGGGCATCACCTGGGCCCACCTGGACATCGCGGGCCCCGCCTTCCACGAGGGCGCCCCGTACGGCTACACCCCCAAGGGCGGCACCGGCTCCGCCGTCCGCACCCTGGTGCGTCTCGCGGAGCGCACCGCCGCGGGCGACCTCGGCTGA
- the cobT gene encoding nicotinate-nucleotide--dimethylbenzimidazole phosphoribosyltransferase translates to MSSLILDDFTDLIERPDGGVRRDAEERRERQSLPPGALGRLDELAEWLSAAQASVPVKPIERPRALLFAGDHGVAELGVSARPAGGAADLVRSVLSGEAPAAVLARRLDVPVRVVDLALDCEPDELPAEVAGHRVRRGSGRIDIEDALTADEAERAVRAGIALADEEADSGTDLVVLGDVSVGGTTPAATLIAALCGTDASVVTGRGGRPIDDLAWMRKCAAVRDSLRRARPVLGDQLQLLAAVGGADVAAMTGFLLQSAVRRTPVVLDGVVAAAAALVAQRVAFRAPDWWLAGHDSGEPAQAKALDRMALEPLLSHGVKVGEGVGALLAVPLLRSAAALAAELPVSE, encoded by the coding sequence ATGAGCTCGCTGATTCTCGACGACTTCACCGACCTGATCGAGCGGCCCGACGGCGGGGTGCGCCGCGACGCCGAGGAGCGCAGGGAGCGGCAGAGCCTGCCGCCCGGCGCCCTCGGCCGGCTGGACGAGCTCGCCGAGTGGCTGTCGGCGGCCCAGGCGTCCGTGCCGGTCAAGCCGATCGAGCGGCCGCGGGCACTGCTCTTCGCGGGCGACCACGGCGTCGCCGAGCTCGGCGTGTCGGCGCGGCCCGCGGGCGGGGCGGCGGACCTCGTGCGGTCCGTCCTGTCCGGCGAGGCGCCCGCGGCCGTGCTCGCGCGGCGGCTCGACGTGCCCGTGCGGGTGGTCGACCTGGCCCTGGACTGCGAGCCGGACGAGCTGCCCGCCGAGGTCGCGGGCCACCGGGTGCGGCGCGGCTCGGGCCGCATCGACATCGAGGACGCGCTCACCGCCGACGAGGCCGAGCGCGCGGTGCGCGCGGGCATCGCGCTCGCCGACGAGGAGGCCGACTCCGGCACCGACCTGGTCGTGCTCGGCGACGTCAGCGTCGGCGGAACGACACCCGCGGCGACGCTGATCGCGGCGCTGTGCGGCACCGACGCGTCCGTGGTGACCGGGCGGGGCGGGCGGCCGATCGACGACCTGGCGTGGATGCGCAAGTGCGCGGCGGTCCGGGACTCCCTGCGGCGCGCGCGGCCGGTGCTCGGCGACCAGCTGCAGCTGCTCGCGGCGGTGGGCGGGGCCGACGTCGCGGCCATGACCGGGTTCCTGCTCCAGTCCGCGGTGCGGCGCACGCCCGTGGTCCTGGACGGCGTGGTGGCCGCGGCGGCGGCCCTCGTGGCCCAGCGGGTCGCCTTCCGGGCGCCGGACTGGTGGCTGGCCGGGCACGACAGCGGGGAGCCCGCGCAGGCCAAGGCGCTCGACCGGATGGCGCTCGAACCGCTGCTCAGCCACGGGGTGAAGGTGGGCGAGGGCGTGGGCGCGCTGCTCGCGGTGCCGCTGCTGCGCTCGGCCGCGGCGCTCGCGGCGGAGCTTCCCGTCTCCGAGTAG
- the lpdA gene encoding dihydrolipoyl dehydrogenase, giving the protein MANDASTVFDLVILGGGSGGYAAALRASQLGLDVALIEKNKLGGTCLHNGCIPTKALLHAGEVADSAREAGQFGVKATFEGIDINAVHKYKDDVIAGLYKGLQGLVASRKVTYIEGEGRVSSPTSVDVNGQRIQGRHLLLATGSVPKSLPGLEIDGNRIISSDHALTLDRVPQSAIILGGGVIGVEFASAWKSFGTDVTVVEGLKHLVPAEDENSSKLLERAFRKRGIKFNLGTFFEKAEYTENGVRVTLADGKTFEAEVLLVAIGRGPVSQGLGYEEQGVAMDRGYVLVDEYMRTNVPTISAVGDLVPTLQLAHVGFAEGILVAERLAGLKTVPIDYDGVPRVTYCHPEVASVGITEAKAKEIYGADKVVALKYNLAGNGKSKILKTAGEIKLVQVKDGAVVGVHMVGDRMGEQVGEAQLVYNWEALPAEVAQLIHAHPTQNEALGEAHLALAGKPLHSHD; this is encoded by the coding sequence GTGGCGAACGACGCCAGCACCGTTTTCGACCTAGTGATCCTCGGCGGTGGTAGCGGCGGTTACGCCGCGGCCCTGCGCGCGTCGCAGCTGGGTCTCGACGTCGCACTGATCGAGAAGAACAAGCTCGGCGGCACCTGCCTGCACAACGGCTGCATCCCGACGAAGGCGCTGCTGCACGCCGGCGAGGTCGCCGACTCGGCGCGCGAGGCCGGCCAGTTCGGTGTCAAGGCCACCTTCGAGGGCATCGACATCAACGCCGTCCACAAGTACAAGGACGACGTCATCGCGGGCCTGTACAAGGGCCTGCAGGGTCTGGTGGCCTCCCGCAAGGTCACCTACATCGAGGGCGAGGGCCGCGTGTCGTCCCCGACCTCCGTCGACGTGAACGGCCAGCGGATCCAGGGTCGCCACCTCCTCCTGGCGACCGGTTCCGTGCCGAAGTCCCTGCCGGGCCTGGAGATCGACGGCAACCGCATCATCTCCTCGGACCACGCGCTGACCCTGGACCGCGTGCCGCAGTCCGCGATCATCCTGGGCGGCGGCGTCATCGGCGTCGAGTTCGCCTCGGCGTGGAAGTCCTTCGGCACCGACGTCACGGTCGTCGAGGGCCTGAAGCACCTCGTGCCCGCCGAGGACGAGAACAGCTCCAAGCTGCTCGAGCGCGCCTTCCGCAAGCGCGGCATCAAGTTCAACCTCGGCACCTTCTTCGAGAAGGCGGAGTACACCGAGAACGGCGTGCGCGTCACCCTCGCCGACGGCAAGACCTTCGAGGCCGAGGTGCTGCTGGTGGCCATCGGCCGCGGCCCGGTCTCCCAGGGCCTCGGGTACGAGGAGCAGGGCGTCGCCATGGACCGCGGCTACGTCCTGGTCGACGAGTACATGCGCACGAACGTCCCGACGATCTCCGCCGTCGGCGACCTCGTCCCCACCCTCCAGCTCGCGCACGTCGGCTTCGCCGAGGGCATCCTGGTGGCGGAGCGCCTGGCCGGTCTGAAGACCGTGCCGATCGACTACGACGGCGTGCCGCGGGTGACGTACTGCCACCCCGAGGTCGCGTCGGTCGGCATCACCGAGGCGAAGGCCAAGGAGATCTACGGCGCGGACAAGGTCGTCGCCCTCAAGTACAACCTGGCGGGCAACGGCAAGAGCAAGATCCTCAAGACCGCGGGCGAGATCAAGCTCGTCCAGGTCAAGGACGGTGCCGTGGTCGGCGTCCACATGGTCGGCGACCGCATGGGTGAGCAGGTGGGCGAGGCCCAGCTGGTCTACAACTGGGAGGCTCTGCCCGCCGAGGTGGCGCAGCTCATCCACGCCCACCCGACGCAGAACGAGGCGCTCGGCGAGGCCCACCTCGCCCTCGCCGGCAAGCCCCTGCACTCCCACGACTGA
- a CDS encoding GntR family transcriptional regulator, which translates to MTAPVIHSLREQIREHIVEGIVSGRWKPGERIVERRIAVELEVSQTPVREALRELESLRLIESAPNKGVRVRNLSAADLEESYPVRAGLEAIAAELAADGLAADCSALEPHVAALYEADRASDGTGQVRHTVAFHREMVRAAGNSVLLHTWEGLGIEVFTALSIRWLGTVQQSYAEEHEALVQAFRRRDPRIAELVKAHVLGCAPRPDGDAHPE; encoded by the coding sequence ATGACCGCGCCCGTCATTCACTCGCTGCGCGAACAGATTCGCGAGCACATTGTGGAAGGCATCGTCAGCGGTCGCTGGAAGCCGGGCGAGCGGATCGTGGAGCGGCGCATCGCCGTCGAGCTGGAGGTCAGCCAGACGCCGGTGCGCGAGGCCCTGCGGGAGCTGGAGTCCCTGCGCCTGATCGAGTCCGCGCCCAACAAGGGCGTGCGCGTGCGGAACCTCTCCGCGGCCGACCTGGAGGAGAGCTACCCCGTCCGGGCGGGCCTGGAGGCCATCGCGGCCGAGCTCGCCGCCGACGGGCTCGCGGCGGACTGCTCGGCCCTGGAGCCGCACGTCGCCGCCCTGTATGAGGCGGACCGGGCGAGCGACGGCACCGGGCAGGTGCGGCACACGGTCGCCTTCCACCGCGAGATGGTGCGGGCGGCGGGCAACTCGGTGCTCCTGCACACCTGGGAGGGGCTCGGCATCGAGGTCTTCACCGCGCTCTCCATCCGCTGGCTCGGCACCGTCCAGCAGTCGTACGCGGAGGAGCACGAGGCCCTCGTCCAGGCGTTCCGGCGCCGTGACCCCCGGATCGCGGAGCTGGTGAAGGCCCATGTCCTCGGCTGCGCGCCCCGGCCCGACGGTGACGCTCATCCCGAGTGA
- the sucB gene encoding 2-oxoglutarate dehydrogenase, E2 component, dihydrolipoamide succinyltransferase, with protein sequence MAVSVSLPALGESVTEGTVTRWLKAEGERVEADEPLLEVSTDKVDTEIPSPAAGILASIKVAEDETVEVGAELAVIDDGSGAPAEAPAPAAEPAPAAEPAPAPAAEAPAAPAAPAEAPAAPAGGAAEGTDVTLPALGESVTEGTVTRWLKEVGEEVSADEPLLEVSTDKVDTEIPAPVSGVLLEITVAEDETAEVGAKLAVIGAAGAAPAAAPAAAPAAPAEAPAPAPAQPAAPAAPAPAPAPAQPAAPAAPAPAPAKAAAPAAPAPAPATPADDGAYVTPLVRKLAAENGVDLGSVKGTGVGGRIRKQDVLAAAEAAKATPAPAPAPAAAPAASKAPALEVSPLRGQTVKMTRMRKVIGDNMMKALHGQAQLSSVVEVDITKLMKLRAKAKDGFAAREGVKLSPMPFFVKAAAQALKAHPVVNARINEDEGTITYFDSENIGIAVDSEKGLMTPVIKGAGDLNLAGIAKATADLANKVRASKITPDELSGATFTISNTGSRGALFDTIIVPPNQVAILGIGATVKRPVVINHPDLGETIAVRDMTYVTLSYDHRLVDGADAARYLTTVKAILEAGEFEVELGL encoded by the coding sequence ATGGCGGTTTCCGTATCCCTTCCGGCGCTCGGCGAGAGCGTCACCGAGGGCACTGTCACCCGTTGGCTGAAGGCCGAAGGCGAGCGCGTCGAGGCCGACGAGCCGCTGCTCGAGGTGTCGACCGACAAGGTCGACACCGAGATCCCCTCGCCCGCCGCGGGCATCCTGGCCTCCATCAAGGTCGCCGAGGACGAGACCGTTGAGGTCGGCGCCGAGCTGGCCGTCATCGACGACGGCTCCGGCGCTCCCGCCGAGGCCCCGGCCCCCGCCGCCGAGCCCGCTCCGGCCGCCGAGCCCGCCCCGGCGCCCGCCGCCGAGGCCCCGGCCGCTCCGGCCGCCCCCGCCGAGGCGCCCGCCGCCCCGGCCGGCGGCGCCGCCGAGGGCACCGACGTCACGCTGCCCGCGCTCGGCGAGTCCGTCACCGAGGGCACCGTCACCCGCTGGCTGAAGGAGGTCGGCGAGGAGGTCTCGGCCGACGAGCCCCTCCTCGAGGTCTCCACCGACAAGGTCGACACCGAGATCCCCGCGCCGGTCTCCGGCGTGCTGCTCGAGATCACCGTCGCCGAGGACGAGACCGCCGAGGTCGGCGCGAAGCTCGCCGTCATCGGTGCCGCCGGTGCCGCCCCCGCGGCCGCTCCGGCCGCCGCCCCGGCCGCCCCCGCCGAGGCCCCGGCACCCGCCCCGGCCCAGCCTGCCGCTCCGGCCGCTCCCGCTCCCGCTCCGGCCCCGGCCCAGCCCGCGGCCCCCGCCGCTCCGGCTCCGGCTCCGGCCAAGGCCGCCGCTCCGGCCGCCCCGGCCCCGGCCCCGGCCACCCCGGCCGACGACGGCGCCTACGTCACCCCGCTGGTGCGCAAGCTCGCCGCCGAGAACGGCGTGGACCTGGGCTCGGTCAAGGGCACCGGCGTCGGTGGCCGCATCCGCAAGCAGGACGTGCTCGCCGCCGCCGAGGCCGCGAAGGCCACCCCGGCTCCGGCTCCCGCCCCGGCCGCCGCCCCGGCCGCGTCGAAGGCCCCGGCCCTCGAGGTGTCCCCGCTGCGCGGTCAGACGGTCAAGATGACCCGCATGCGCAAGGTCATCGGCGACAACATGATGAAGGCGCTGCACGGCCAGGCCCAGCTCTCCAGCGTGGTCGAGGTCGACATCACCAAGCTGATGAAGCTGCGCGCCAAGGCCAAGGACGGCTTCGCCGCCCGCGAGGGCGTCAAGCTCTCCCCGATGCCGTTCTTCGTCAAGGCGGCGGCGCAGGCGCTGAAGGCCCACCCGGTCGTCAACGCCCGCATCAACGAGGACGAGGGCACCATCACCTACTTCGACTCGGAGAACATCGGCATCGCCGTGGACTCCGAGAAGGGCCTGATGACCCCGGTCATCAAGGGTGCCGGTGACCTGAACCTGGCCGGCATCGCCAAGGCGACCGCCGACCTGGCCAACAAGGTCCGCGCCAGCAAGATCACCCCGGACGAGCTGTCCGGCGCGACCTTCACCATCTCCAACACCGGCTCGCGCGGCGCGCTGTTCGACACGATCATCGTGCCGCCGAACCAGGTCGCCATCCTGGGCATCGGTGCCACGGTCAAGCGCCCGGTGGTCATCAACCACCCGGACCTCGGCGAGACCATCGCCGTGCGCGACATGACCTACGTGACGCTGTCCTACGACCACCGTCTGGTGGACGGCGCGGACGCCGCCCGTTACCTGACCACGGTCAAGGCGATCCTGGAAGCGGGCGAGTTCGAGGTCGAGCTCGGCCTGTAA
- a CDS encoding adenosylcobinamide-GDP ribazoletransferase, translating to MLRPTPADGLRFAFGTLTALPVRVRRWDREAARTGMLCAPVAGLVLGLLAGGLGAALLALGASPLLAAVAAVAVPAAGTRGLHLDGLADTADGLGSGKPAADALRIMKQSDIGPFGVITLVLALFAQVAALAELYDDGWARGLCGAAVAATAARLALTLAARAEVPPARPEGLGAAVAGTVPARAALAVLVAVTAAAAAAGAVTDPGTAVSTVRNAAAVLLACAAAEALLRHCVRRFGGVTGDVFGGLAETAATAALLVLALGQHAQ from the coding sequence ATGCTCAGACCCACCCCCGCCGACGGCCTCCGCTTCGCCTTCGGGACGCTCACCGCGCTGCCGGTGCGGGTGCGCCGGTGGGACCGCGAGGCCGCCCGGACGGGCATGCTGTGCGCCCCGGTCGCGGGGCTCGTGCTCGGCCTCCTCGCCGGGGGTCTCGGGGCGGCGCTGCTCGCCCTCGGCGCGAGCCCGCTGCTCGCCGCCGTCGCCGCCGTCGCCGTGCCCGCCGCGGGCACCCGGGGGCTGCACCTCGACGGTCTCGCCGACACCGCCGACGGCCTGGGCAGCGGCAAGCCCGCCGCCGACGCGCTGCGGATCATGAAGCAGTCCGACATCGGGCCGTTCGGCGTGATCACCCTGGTCCTGGCCCTGTTCGCGCAGGTCGCGGCCCTGGCCGAGCTGTACGACGACGGCTGGGCGCGCGGTCTGTGCGGCGCCGCCGTGGCCGCCACCGCCGCCCGGCTCGCGCTCACCCTCGCCGCCCGCGCCGAGGTGCCGCCGGCCCGGCCCGAGGGGCTCGGCGCGGCCGTCGCGGGCACGGTCCCCGCGCGCGCGGCCCTGGCCGTCCTCGTGGCCGTCACCGCCGCGGCCGCCGCCGCGGGAGCGGTCACGGACCCCGGCACCGCCGTCTCCACCGTCCGGAACGCGGCCGCCGTGCTGCTCGCCTGCGCCGCCGCCGAGGCCCTCCTGCGGCACTGCGTACGGCGGTTCGGCGGCGTCACCGGCGACGTCTTCGGCGGGCTCGCCGAGACCGCCGCCACGGCCGCGCTGCTTGTGCTCGCCCTCGGCCAGCACGCACAGTGA
- a CDS encoding phosphatidylglycerol lysyltransferase domain-containing protein, with amino-acid sequence MGEERPKEEQRTTSTPVSRRAAAAAVWYLRAVAFVNFLSAVWVSLGQDLRRHNTENYFTPYMLTAGFASGVFTAFLAVTMRRRKRASWILNLVLSGLFLLLFAVAMFFPEIRQYAQNWISLVLTAGFVAALLVGRREFYAKGDRSNPKLAAAVAVGGLLATSLLAALLVTVTNHAHDDYRSTFLDRWRYGTMRLVSLAADDSRFAGISTPGWVNVTINVLSTLLVIAVLYAAFRSRRAVDPLSEDDEARLRALLAKHGERDSLGYFALRREKSAVWSPTGKAAVTYRVVGGVSLASGDPIGDPEAWPGAIEPWLAEAREHGWTPAVMGASEEAGTIYARHGLDALELGDEAIVEIADFTLEGRAMRTVRQAYNRVKRAGYEVRVRRHADIPEEEMARLLERADDWRDGATERGFSMALGRLGDPDDGQCVMLECTDDKGELRAVLSFVPWGPHGLSLDLMRRDRDSDNGLMEYMVIELLQRAAEIQITQVSLNFAMFRSVFERGSRLGAGPVLRLWRSLLSFFSRWWQIESLYRANAKYRPIWEPRFLLFEKSADLPRIGVASARAEGFLEAPGLPKWLHRTHLESRR; translated from the coding sequence ATGGGAGAAGAACGGCCGAAGGAAGAACAGCGCACGACGTCCACCCCGGTCTCACGCAGAGCCGCGGCGGCCGCCGTCTGGTATCTGCGGGCCGTGGCCTTCGTCAACTTCCTCAGTGCCGTCTGGGTCTCCCTGGGGCAGGACCTCAGACGGCACAACACGGAGAACTACTTCACCCCGTACATGCTCACCGCGGGGTTCGCCTCCGGTGTGTTCACCGCGTTCCTCGCGGTCACGATGCGCCGCCGCAAACGGGCCTCCTGGATCCTCAACCTCGTGCTGAGCGGCCTGTTCCTGCTGCTCTTCGCGGTGGCGATGTTCTTCCCCGAGATCCGGCAGTACGCGCAGAACTGGATCTCGCTCGTCCTGACCGCGGGCTTCGTCGCCGCACTGCTCGTCGGCCGCCGCGAGTTCTACGCCAAGGGCGACCGGTCCAACCCCAAGCTGGCGGCGGCCGTCGCCGTCGGCGGGCTGCTCGCGACCTCGCTGCTCGCGGCGCTCCTGGTGACCGTCACCAACCACGCCCACGACGACTACCGCTCGACGTTCCTCGACCGCTGGCGCTACGGCACGATGCGCCTGGTGTCGCTGGCCGCCGACGACTCCCGGTTCGCGGGCATCTCGACCCCCGGCTGGGTCAACGTCACCATCAACGTCCTGAGCACGCTCCTGGTCATCGCCGTCCTGTACGCGGCCTTCCGCTCCCGCCGGGCCGTCGACCCGCTCAGCGAGGACGACGAGGCACGCCTTCGCGCCCTGCTCGCCAAGCACGGCGAGCGCGACTCGCTCGGCTACTTCGCGCTGCGCCGCGAGAAGAGCGCCGTCTGGTCCCCGACCGGCAAGGCCGCGGTCACCTACCGCGTGGTCGGCGGCGTCTCGCTGGCCTCCGGCGACCCGATCGGCGACCCCGAGGCCTGGCCCGGCGCCATCGAGCCGTGGCTCGCCGAGGCGCGCGAGCACGGCTGGACCCCGGCGGTGATGGGCGCGAGCGAGGAGGCGGGCACGATCTACGCCCGGCACGGCCTGGACGCGCTCGAACTCGGCGACGAGGCCATCGTGGAGATCGCCGACTTCACCCTGGAGGGCCGGGCCATGCGCACGGTCCGCCAGGCCTACAACCGGGTCAAGCGCGCCGGGTACGAGGTGCGCGTACGGCGCCACGCGGACATCCCCGAGGAGGAGATGGCCCGCCTCCTCGAACGCGCCGACGACTGGCGCGACGGCGCCACCGAGCGCGGCTTCTCCATGGCGCTCGGCCGCCTCGGCGACCCGGACGACGGCCAGTGCGTGATGCTGGAGTGCACCGACGACAAGGGCGAGCTGCGCGCGGTGCTCTCCTTCGTCCCCTGGGGGCCGCACGGCCTCTCCCTCGACCTGATGCGCCGTGACCGGGACTCCGACAACGGCCTGATGGAGTACATGGTCATCGAGCTGCTCCAGCGCGCGGCGGAGATCCAGATCACGCAGGTGTCGCTGAACTTCGCGATGTTCAGATCTGTCTTCGAGCGTGGTTCGCGGCTCGGCGCGGGCCCGGTGCTCCGGCTGTGGCGTTCGCTGCTCAGCTTCTTCTCGCGGTGGTGGCAGATCGAGTCGCTGTACCGCGCCAACGCCAAGTACCGACCCATCTGGGAGCCGCGGTTCCTGCTCTTCGAGAAGAGCGCGGACCTGCCGCGCATCGGTGTCGCGTCCGCCCGCGCCGAAGGCTTCCTGGAAGCGCCGGGGCTGCCGAAATGGCTGCACCGTACACACTTGGAGTCCCGAAGATGA